The proteins below are encoded in one region of Coffea arabica cultivar ET-39 chromosome 4c, Coffea Arabica ET-39 HiFi, whole genome shotgun sequence:
- the LOC113741223 gene encoding uncharacterized protein — translation MAETEQKQTPETLADGEVKESSTQDMEIAEAQDDDAAVGGAGGLKRVRDEADEEGENSEDVKKLKADDKSVEEERLEKTADAEPKSCSEPEPEPKLGSTPELKSGPVELGPKSFESSVEMFDYFYKFLHFWTPNVNVNKYEHVMLLELIKKGHLEPDKKIGNGIRAFQVRYHPKFKSRCFFLTREDDSVDDFSFRKCVDHILPLPENMQVKHDVNKVLGGGRGGKAGGCGRGGRGHYRGRGGKSRN, via the exons ATGGCGGAAACAGAGCAAAAGCAAACCCCAGAAACCCTAGCCGACGGTGAGGTGAAGGAATCGTCCACTCAAGACATGGAAATAGCTGAAGCCCAAGATGACGACGCGGCGGTCGGCGGCGCCGGCGGCTTAAAGCGCGTCAGAGATGAAGCTGACGAGGAGGGAGAGAACAGCGAAGATgtcaagaaattgaaggctGATGATAAGTCCGTAGAAGAGGAGCGGCTTGAGAAAACGGCTGACGCCGAGCCTAAGTCGTGTTCCGAGCCGGAGCCGGAACCTAAGTTGGGTTCAACGCCGGAACTTAAATCGGGTCCCGTCGAATTGGGTCCGAAGAGCTTTGAATCGTCTGTGGAGATGTTTGATTACTTTTACAAGTTTCTGCATTTCTGGACACCTAATGTGAATGTCAATAAG TATGAGCATGTGATGTTGCTAGAGTTGATCAAGAAGGGTCATTTGGAGCCAGATAAAAAGATTGGTAATGGGATCCGTGCCTTCCAAGTCCGATACCATCCAAAGTTCAAAAGTCGATGTTTCTTCCTAACAAGGGAGGATGATTCTGTGGATGACTTTAGCTTCAGGAAGTGTGTTGATCACATACTTCCTTTGCCAGAGAACATGCAGGTTAAGCATGATGTCAACAAGGTATTGGGTGGAGGCCGTGGTGGTAAAGCTGGTGGCTGTGGAAGAGGAGGACGTGGCCATTACCGTGGAAGGGGTGGCAAGTCAAGAAACTAA